A single Lolium perenne isolate Kyuss_39 chromosome 6, Kyuss_2.0, whole genome shotgun sequence DNA region contains:
- the LOC139832460 gene encoding uncharacterized protein translates to MAQILRILMEDRQAARAESQANIAALQNIAQLAAGNNNNGGDGEEGPRSKLRDFQNTNPPVFTKCTAPLDADDWLRTIENNLEVAAVGENEKVVLATHFLAGPARAWWENIKAMQAADHVITWEEFTTKFRKAHIPSGLIKIKRDEFFNLKQNNSSVIDYLDKFNTLARYAPQDTDTDEKKRDRFLNGLHEEIQSILVAVPYPDLESLVDAAIMVESKRKAAYETRKRKMQQQSGPINARFRGQPPPRPAPQPQRAPAPAYRPSNNNTNRQTMQPRTGGGNFNNNPRNNPNARTQGDGCFACGQPGHFSRECPSKMNPAQRPNAPRPNQGQARAATGKKPPPKKQANTARGHLNHVNAEEAEESPDIVMAQRPYRMNPQELIELKRQLDDMLSKGLIRPSASPWGSPVIFVDKRDGTIRLCVDYRKLNEVKIKNKYPLPKIEDLFDQMNGARVFSKIDLRTGYHQLKVRESDIPKTAFTTRYGLFEYTVMSFGLTNAPAYFMNLMNKVFMDYLDKFVVVFIDDILVYSKSEEEHEEHLRLVLGTLREHQLYAKFSKCQFWLKEVGFLGHVLSAGGILVDPSLIKSIMDRKPPTNPTKVRSFLGLAGYYRKFVEGFSSIAKPMTQLLKKGRKFVWTDKCEESFLELKKRLVSAPILTMPDVTKDFVIYCDASKLGLGSVLMQEGKWEDCLPFAEFSYNNSYQASLQMAPFEALYGRKCRTPLNWSETGESLVFGPDILREAEEQVQLIRDQLKAAQSRQKSYTDPKHREVTFNIGDFAYLRVTPLKGMQRFHVKGKLAPRYIGPFKVIGRRGENTPESAQGAAQGRHSPEPVTSITTEEEKVAGPFCSNAALSPLFPSTPFVLEA, encoded by the exons ATGGCTCAAATCCTTCGCATCCTTATGGAAGACCGCCAAGCCGCCCGCGCTGAAAGTCAAGCAAACATTGCGGCTCTGCAGAATATTGCGCAGCTTGCCGCAGgaaacaacaacaatggaggtgatGGTGAAGAAGGCCCAAGATCCAAACTAAGggacttccagaacactaacccaccaGTGTTCACCAAGTGCACCGCCCCTCTTGATGCGGACGATTGGCTCCGCACTATCGAAAACAATTTGGAAGTCGCGGCCGTGGGCGAGAATGAGAAGGTGGTTCTTGCAACTCACTTTCTCGCCGGacccgcaagagcttggtggGAAAATATTAAGGCAATGCAAGCTGCAGACCATGtgatcacctgggaggagtttaccACTAAGTTCCGCAAAGCCCACATCCCTTCAGGTTTGATCAAGATCAAGAGAGATGAGTTCTTCAACCTTAAGCAGAATAATAGTAGTGTGATCGATTACCTGGACAAGTTCAACACCTTGGCTAGATATGCACCTCAGGACACTGATACTGATGAAAAGAAGAGGGATCGTTTCCTTAATGGTCTTCATGAAGAGATCCAGAGTATTCTCGTGGCCGTTCCTTACCCTGATCTTGAATCTCTGGTGGATGCCGCCATTATGGTGGAATCAAAGCGCAAGGCAGCCTATGAGACCCGCAAGCGCAAGATGCAGCAGCAAAGTGGACCCATCAATGCTAGGTTCCGCGGCCAGCctccaccaaggccggcgccTCAACCTCAGCGAGCGCCAGCCCCCGCTTATCGCCCctccaacaacaacaccaaccgccAGACTATGCAGCCTCGTACCGGAGGAGGAAACTTCAACAACAACCCCCGCAACAACCCAAATGCTCGCACTCAGGGAGATGGGTGTTTCGCCTGTGGACAGCCTGGACACTTCTCCCGTGAATGCCCCTCCAAGATGAATCCTGCTCAGCGCCCCAATGCGCCAAGACCCAATCAAGGTCAAGCTCGTGCTGCAACCGGGAAGAAGCCCCCACCCAAGAAGCAGGCTAATACTGCAAGAGGACACCtgaaccatgttaatgctgaagaagctgaagaatcTCCAGACATCGTTATGG CACAGAGGCCTTACCGTATGAACCCCCAGGAGCTGATTGAGCTAAAGAGGCAGTTGGATGATATGTTGAGCAAGGGTCTGATCCGACCTAGTgcctcaccatggggatcacccgtAATTTTTGTGGACAAAAGAGACGGTACCATTCGCCTTTGTGTGGATTATCGGAAGCTCAATGAAGTgaaaatcaagaacaagtaccctctCCCCAAGATTGAGGATTTGTTCGACCAAATGAACGGAGCCCGAgtcttctccaagattgatctccgTACTGGGTATCATCAGTTAAAAGTGCGAGAATCTGATATCCCCAAAACAGCCTTCACCACCCGTTATGGACTGTTTGAGTACACCGTGATGTCCTTcggactaaccaatgcccccgcctacttcatgaacctcatgaacaaggTCTTCATGGATTACCTCGATAAGTTTGTTgtggtattcattgatgatatccttgtttactccaaatctgaagaggaGCATGAGGAACATCTACGTCTTGTTCTGGGTACTctgagggaacatcaactctatgccaagttcagtaagtgccagttttggctcaaggaagttGGATTTCTTGGCCATGTACTGTCTGCCGGAGGAATCTTGGTCGACCCCTCTCTCATTAAGTCCATCATGGACCGAAAGCCACCAACTAACCCTACTAAAGTAAGGTCCTTCCTCGGGTTAGCTGGATACTACCGCAAGTTTGTAGAGGGATTCTCTAGTATCGCTAAACCCATGACCCAGCTACTCAAGAAAGGAAGGAAGTTTGTATGGACAGATAAGTGTGAGGAAAGTTTCCTAGAACTCAAGAAGCGTCTTGTGTCCGCCCCTATCTTAACTATGCCGGATGTCACCAAAGACTTTGTAATCTACTGCGATGCATCCAAGCTCGGCCTGGGTAGTGTTTTGATGCAAGAAGGGAAA tgggaagactgcctacccttCGCCGAGTTCTCGTATAACAATAGCTATCAGGCCAGCCTCCAGATGGCCCCTTTTGAAGCACTCTATGGGCGTAAATGCCGCACCCCTCTCAACTGGTCTGAAACTGGAGAAAGCCTAGTGTTTGGTCCGGACATACTTCGGGAAGCTGAGGAGCAAGTCCAACTCATCAGAGACCAGCTGAAAGCGGCGCAATCCCGTCAAAAAAGCTACACCGACCCCAAGCATCGTGAGGTGACTTTCAACATTGGAGACTTTGCTTATCTTCGGGTTACACCTCTCAAAGGGATGCAACGTTTCCACGTCAAGGGGAAATTAGCACCAAGATAtattggccccttcaaggtcatcGGCCGTCGCGGAGAG AACACCCCTGAGAGCGCCCAGGGCGCTGCTCAGGGCCGCCACTCGCCGGAGCCTGTCACTTCCATCACCACCGAAGAGGAGAAGGTCGCCGGGCCCTTCTGCAGCAACGCCGCCCTCTCCCCTCTGTTTCCTTCCACCCCGTTCGTCCTCGAGGCCTAA